Proteins from one Deinococcus actinosclerus genomic window:
- a CDS encoding pyridoxamine 5'-phosphate oxidase family protein translates to MTQTSTDSVKKIASLINGVKFAMLTVQTEKGHLHGHPMTTQDVEFDGDIWFIGGKDTAQVAAMRLHPQVNVSYSHPDKGVYVSVNGTAQLVEDRAKLDELWSDFYKAYFPQGKEDPNIQLIHIAANGAEYWESDGKVRSLISLAKGLIKGEQPHQGENETIKL, encoded by the coding sequence ATGACCCAGACGAGCACCGACAGCGTCAAGAAGATCGCGTCCCTGATCAACGGCGTGAAGTTCGCCATGCTGACCGTCCAGACCGAGAAAGGGCACCTGCACGGCCACCCCATGACCACCCAGGATGTCGAGTTCGACGGCGACATCTGGTTCATCGGCGGGAAGGACACGGCGCAGGTGGCCGCCATGCGCCTGCACCCCCAGGTGAACGTCAGCTACTCCCACCCCGACAAGGGCGTGTACGTCAGCGTGAACGGCACCGCCCAGCTCGTGGAGGACCGCGCCAAGCTGGACGAGCTCTGGAGTGACTTCTACAAGGCGTACTTCCCCCAGGGCAAGGAAGATCCGAACATTCAGCTCATCCATATCGCCGCGAACGGCGCCGAGTACTGGGAGAGCGACGGGAAGGTGCGCAGCCTGATCAGCCTCGCCAAGGGGCTGATCAAGGGCGAGCAGCCGCACCAGGGTGAGAACGAGACCATCAAGCTCTGA